From bacterium, a single genomic window includes:
- the glgC gene encoding glucose-1-phosphate adenylyltransferase, whose product MTPISSSMFRKTLTIILAGGQGERLYPLTKDRSKPAVPFGGKYRIIDFTLSNVINSGFRKLYLITQYKSQSLDTHIREGWSFLNGELGEFIYSIPPQFRTSNHWYQGTADAIFQNLHILQDENPEYIIILSGDHIYKMDYLKMLQYHISQKADLTVSGIEIEIEQAHQFGVMVVDESNRIIEFQEKPKEPKPLPHKQDTCYVNMGIYIFSASALARVLVDDAKKKNSHHDFGKNVIPSMLNSHKVMAYNFEDENKAGRPYWRDIGTLDSYYACSMDLVSVTPEFNLYDADWPIRTHQGQHPPGKMVFNETTENNRVGVALDSLVSGGCIISGGKVVRSLLSPNVRIHSYSYVEESILFSNVSIGRHAKVRRAIIDKNVIIPENYEIGYNLEEDKKKFFVTPSGIVVIAKNTRLD is encoded by the coding sequence ATGACTCCGATCTCATCGAGCATGTTTCGCAAAACATTGACGATTATCTTGGCTGGAGGTCAGGGCGAACGACTTTATCCTCTGACTAAAGATCGTTCTAAGCCCGCCGTTCCATTTGGCGGTAAATACCGCATTATCGATTTCACTCTGTCCAACGTCATTAACTCAGGATTTCGAAAACTTTATCTCATTACACAATATAAATCCCAATCTCTCGATACGCATATTCGTGAAGGCTGGAGCTTCTTAAATGGCGAATTGGGTGAATTCATCTATTCTATTCCACCTCAATTTCGCACATCCAATCACTGGTATCAAGGAACCGCCGATGCAATTTTTCAAAACCTGCATATCTTACAAGACGAAAATCCAGAGTATATTATTATACTTTCAGGCGATCACATTTACAAAATGGATTATCTGAAAATGCTGCAGTATCATATTTCACAAAAAGCCGACCTGACCGTATCCGGAATCGAGATTGAAATAGAGCAGGCTCATCAATTTGGCGTGATGGTCGTTGACGAAAGTAATCGCATTATTGAATTTCAGGAAAAGCCCAAAGAGCCCAAGCCTTTGCCGCATAAACAAGATACCTGTTACGTCAATATGGGAATTTATATTTTCAGTGCGTCGGCACTTGCCAGAGTTTTGGTCGATGATGCCAAGAAAAAAAACTCGCATCATGATTTCGGGAAAAATGTAATTCCTTCGATGTTGAATAGTCACAAGGTTATGGCATATAATTTTGAAGATGAAAATAAAGCCGGAAGGCCCTATTGGCGAGACATAGGAACATTGGACAGCTATTATGCTTGCAGTATGGATCTTGTCTCAGTAACGCCGGAATTTAATCTTTATGATGCCGACTGGCCGATCCGTACGCATCAGGGACAACATCCTCCCGGAAAGATGGTATTTAATGAAACAACGGAAAATAACCGGGTTGGCGTTGCATTGGACTCTCTCGTTTCAGGAGGGTGTATTATTTCAGGTGGGAAAGTTGTACGGTCACTTTTGTCTCCCAATGTACGAATTCACAGTTACTCATACGTCGAAGAATCAATTTTATTCAGCAACGTCAGCATTGGCCGGCACGCAAAAGTTCGTCGCGCCATCATTGATAAAAATGTCATTATTCCTGAAAATTATGAAATCGGCTATAATTTGGAAGAGGATAAAAAGAAATTTTTTGTCACACCTTCTGGAATTGTCGTCATTGCAAAAAACACACGCTTAGATTAG
- a CDS encoding penicillin acylase family protein: MIWTKPKKFFFGSIIFLLILSGALYWAGVFIIKKSLPQIDGDHVAEGLVATVEVYRDQYGMPHIMADNEHDLMFSAGYVQAQDRLWQMDLLRRVAAGRLSEILGTKTLEADKFLRTIGLMRTAKMIADSLDSETRTLLQAYSDGVNLYLREHFNNYPIEFTLLGYEPYPWEIEHTVAMARVMAWQLNMGWYVDVMYAQIADSVGNQKMFEILPRFPDDAPTIVGDKPALSHIKLDFELPKENSYSQNTFDIRLSKSLMSMLTRWMQINEDVKTIAGFDGSAIGSNNWVVDGRKSTTGKPILANDPHLAHSAPSTWYEMHLSGGRFDVTGFTFPGVPMIVLGNNRNIAWGFTNVMTDDADFYVETIRDGRFLLNGKWNDLTTIYEEIKVKDSAAVLLPVSFTSHGPVISDFTKKELRDEQAIAMRWLGHYYSNEVKAIYKLNLARDWQEFREATRYFKVPGQNVVYADNDGNIGYQCMSGIPIRRSGNGIALLDGTTSLNDWQGIVPFEQLPYTFNPSDHYVASANNKTAGNWFPYFISNYWEHPSRVKRIHQFLKSKEKISVEDCKILQQDFYSFHAAEVAPFLLKVLSSDSLFTSDEDKSGYQKLYHEAYLFVQHWDYVMAPDSRGAAIFNVFFQKLLKNTFEDEMGSDLFKSFITLSNIPTRITTQLLSNNTSPWWDDQKTLEKETRDAIIKKSFVESIEWLKSKIHEEPAGWKWGTLHTVTFEHLIGKQKPFDRLFNVGPFSVGGNTTTVNNTEYHYNDERFNVLIGASMRRIVDFSDRLHPMTILTVGQSGQPYSDFYQDQTPMWLDGLYKTVSMNQTEIEKYPHKLILKPKTED, encoded by the coding sequence ATGATTTGGACTAAACCCAAAAAGTTTTTTTTCGGCAGTATTATTTTTCTGCTAATATTGAGCGGCGCATTATATTGGGCAGGCGTTTTCATTATCAAAAAATCGTTACCCCAAATTGACGGCGACCATGTGGCTGAAGGATTGGTTGCCACCGTGGAAGTGTACCGTGATCAATATGGTATGCCGCATATTATGGCGGATAACGAACATGATCTGATGTTTTCGGCCGGTTATGTACAGGCGCAGGATCGTTTGTGGCAGATGGATTTACTGAGGCGCGTTGCGGCCGGGCGATTGTCCGAGATCCTAGGGACCAAAACACTCGAAGCCGATAAGTTTCTACGTACGATCGGCCTGATGCGTACGGCAAAAATGATTGCTGACAGTCTTGATTCCGAAACCCGGACTTTATTGCAGGCATATTCGGATGGAGTTAATCTGTATTTGCGTGAGCACTTCAATAATTATCCCATCGAATTTACATTGTTGGGTTACGAGCCGTATCCGTGGGAAATTGAGCACACGGTTGCAATGGCGCGTGTCATGGCATGGCAATTAAATATGGGGTGGTACGTGGACGTGATGTACGCACAAATTGCCGATTCTGTAGGTAATCAAAAAATGTTCGAAATTTTACCGCGTTTCCCGGATGATGCGCCAACAATAGTAGGCGATAAGCCTGCATTGAGCCACATAAAATTAGATTTTGAACTTCCGAAGGAAAATAGTTACTCCCAAAATACTTTTGATATTCGACTATCAAAATCATTAATGTCAATGTTAACGCGATGGATGCAAATCAATGAGGACGTTAAAACGATTGCCGGTTTTGACGGTTCGGCCATCGGTAGCAATAATTGGGTTGTTGATGGCCGTAAAAGTACGACCGGTAAACCCATTTTAGCTAATGATCCACACCTTGCGCATAGTGCTCCTTCTACATGGTATGAAATGCATTTATCCGGTGGCCGATTCGATGTCACAGGCTTTACTTTTCCTGGTGTTCCGATGATTGTTCTGGGCAATAATCGGAATATCGCATGGGGATTTACCAACGTTATGACCGATGACGCCGATTTTTATGTTGAAACGATTCGCGATGGCCGGTTTCTTTTGAATGGTAAATGGAATGATTTGACTACGATTTACGAAGAAATTAAGGTGAAGGATTCAGCCGCGGTCTTGTTGCCCGTTTCATTTACAAGTCATGGCCCGGTTATTTCAGATTTTACAAAAAAAGAATTGAGAGATGAACAAGCTATTGCAATGCGATGGCTTGGGCATTATTATAGCAATGAAGTGAAAGCTATTTATAAACTGAATTTAGCGCGCGATTGGCAGGAATTTCGTGAAGCGACGCGGTATTTTAAAGTTCCTGGGCAGAATGTTGTTTACGCCGATAATGACGGCAATATTGGCTATCAGTGTATGTCCGGTATTCCCATTCGTCGAAGCGGTAATGGTATAGCACTTCTGGATGGCACGACCAGTTTAAACGATTGGCAAGGTATCGTGCCCTTTGAGCAACTGCCATATACTTTTAATCCTTCAGATCATTACGTGGCTTCAGCCAACAATAAAACAGCAGGTAATTGGTTCCCGTATTTTATTTCAAACTATTGGGAACATCCATCGAGGGTAAAACGAATTCATCAATTTCTAAAGTCTAAAGAAAAAATCAGTGTAGAAGATTGTAAAATATTGCAACAAGATTTTTATTCGTTTCATGCAGCCGAAGTGGCCCCTTTTTTATTAAAAGTATTATCGTCTGACTCCTTGTTTACGTCTGACGAAGATAAGTCAGGCTATCAGAAGCTTTATCATGAAGCTTATTTATTCGTTCAACATTGGGATTATGTGATGGCACCCGATAGCCGTGGTGCAGCTATTTTCAATGTTTTTTTTCAGAAATTGCTTAAAAATACTTTTGAAGATGAGATGGGGTCTGATTTATTCAAGTCCTTTATTACTTTATCCAATATTCCTACACGGATTACTACACAATTATTATCCAATAATACTTCGCCTTGGTGGGATGATCAAAAAACATTGGAGAAAGAAACTCGCGATGCAATTATTAAGAAGAGTTTTGTGGAAAGTATTGAATGGCTTAAATCTAAAATTCATGAAGAACCGGCGGGGTGGAAATGGGGAACTTTACACACGGTAACATTTGAACATTTGATTGGTAAACAAAAGCCGTTCGATCGTTTATTTAACGTAGGACCATTTTCGGTCGGTGGCAATACTACGACCGTGAATAATACGGAATATCATTACAACGATGAGCGGTTTAATGTGCTTATTGGAGCGTCTATGCGACGAATTGTCGATTTTAGTGACCGTTTGCATCCGATGACCATTCTGACAGTGGGACAGAGTGGACAGCCTTATAGCGACTTTTATCAGGATCAAACCCCTATGTGGCTGGATGGCCTGTACAAAACTGTATCAATGAACCAAACTGAAATTGAAAAGTACCCACACAAACTCATTTTAAAACCTAAAACTGAGGACTAG
- a CDS encoding YfhO family protein, producing MPKVNAAVRSKPTKSSTFSLNSLQKDVLSIILLYLLTMIMFSDYVLQGKVFSAGGDVSTGTSISKAAKELTEKEGAMPLWFPYMFSGMPSFASGMYGDQSDIPVVKYERFLSPIYYINVAANFVFFNRDNSWEIATFFFAGLFMFLLARQLGFGYMISLSAAIGYMFCNFFVASMAAGHGGKVKTTAYIPLVVWSVVRFFNDRSLLNWTILGYVMGIFFLDPGHTQILYYGFMTVGIYFIYYAIEHFKTDRVGILKNGTGLASAMVVGLCFGALSYFSQYVYSDVTMRSIAPAFAESAEVAAGSGMTFEYITNWSFHPLESITFFVPTFFGLESPLYWGWMTFTSSAFYFGLLPMLAAIIAVVYRRNMVTKWLMTVAIISLLISFGRYFEPFFKLVLTILPFFDKFRVPSMILSIFIFAVTLMSCYGLDFIFNPTEEEKKKRNDLAKAFLYLLIGAVVVLIVSLLFKKIFMDMFSLLADDDVKRYNAQQIAQLKQLRFDLLSSGFFKFAAFASVITGIIYLYLRQKISAGAALAVLLVSLYIDVLILNKKILRPQNKASLTAEFQETSAIKFLKADTARFRIFSLNEHAQSGSPVWNYFGIQSIGGYSPAKMRIYQDIIDFALYKGSDSQFPINFNVAKMLNVKYFIANGQLPQDKGFKLVHMDQQSKNLVYEYTGFLPRAFFVNNAIVTSNKQQIFDYLNSPGFDPAVSAIVEKKMETEIQSPDSTRISFTGFQSDYISMNIYTDKPSMMVLSEIYYPHGWKALIDGRDVEIYKTDYILRSVVVPAGEHKVEFRFEPKEFNLGIWVSALSFYSVTGLMIVLAIVQFVRSRNQEKDPV from the coding sequence ATGCCTAAAGTTAATGCTGCAGTACGTTCGAAACCAACAAAATCGAGTACGTTTTCGCTTAATTCGTTACAAAAGGACGTATTATCAATAATTCTTTTGTATCTCTTAACGATGATTATGTTCAGTGATTATGTACTACAAGGAAAAGTATTTTCAGCCGGTGGGGATGTTTCGACGGGAACCAGCATTAGTAAAGCGGCAAAAGAATTAACTGAAAAAGAAGGAGCCATGCCGTTGTGGTTTCCATACATGTTCTCAGGAATGCCGAGTTTTGCCAGCGGCATGTATGGTGATCAAAGCGATATTCCAGTTGTGAAGTATGAGCGATTTTTGAGTCCGATATATTATATCAATGTTGCTGCAAACTTTGTTTTTTTTAATCGGGATAATTCATGGGAGATCGCCACGTTCTTTTTTGCCGGACTTTTCATGTTTTTATTAGCAAGACAACTAGGCTTTGGGTATATGATTTCATTATCGGCTGCTATCGGATACATGTTCTGTAACTTTTTTGTTGCGTCGATGGCCGCCGGGCATGGTGGAAAAGTAAAAACGACGGCTTATATACCTTTAGTTGTTTGGAGCGTGGTACGTTTTTTCAACGATCGATCATTACTCAATTGGACGATCTTGGGTTATGTGATGGGAATATTCTTTCTTGATCCCGGACACACTCAAATTCTGTATTATGGTTTCATGACAGTAGGGATCTATTTTATTTATTATGCAATTGAACATTTTAAAACTGACCGCGTTGGAATTCTAAAAAACGGTACAGGACTCGCCAGTGCAATGGTAGTTGGTTTATGTTTCGGCGCGCTAAGTTATTTTTCGCAATATGTCTATTCTGATGTAACTATGCGCAGCATAGCGCCGGCATTTGCAGAATCGGCGGAAGTAGCCGCCGGCAGTGGAATGACTTTTGAATATATTACGAATTGGTCGTTTCATCCTCTTGAGTCAATCACATTTTTTGTTCCGACGTTTTTCGGATTGGAAAGTCCGTTATACTGGGGATGGATGACGTTTACTTCGTCGGCATTCTATTTCGGTTTATTGCCTATGCTGGCAGCTATTATCGCTGTGGTGTATCGCCGTAACATGGTCACCAAATGGCTGATGACGGTAGCTATTATCTCGCTTCTGATTTCTTTTGGCCGTTATTTTGAGCCGTTTTTTAAGCTGGTTCTTACGATACTTCCTTTTTTTGATAAGTTCCGTGTTCCATCCATGATCTTGTCGATCTTTATTTTTGCTGTAACGTTAATGTCCTGTTATGGCTTGGATTTTATTTTCAATCCGACTGAAGAAGAAAAGAAAAAAAGGAATGATCTTGCTAAGGCGTTTTTATATTTATTAATCGGTGCAGTTGTTGTTTTGATCGTGAGCTTGTTATTTAAGAAAATTTTTATGGACATGTTTTCCTTACTGGCCGATGATGACGTTAAACGTTACAACGCCCAGCAGATTGCGCAATTGAAACAATTACGTTTCGATTTACTGAGCAGCGGATTTTTTAAATTTGCAGCATTTGCATCAGTAATTACTGGGATTATTTATTTATATTTACGTCAAAAAATCAGTGCAGGAGCTGCGCTAGCTGTTTTGCTGGTTTCATTATACATCGATGTTTTAATTTTAAATAAAAAAATATTAAGACCACAGAACAAGGCATCGCTCACGGCAGAGTTTCAAGAAACATCAGCCATTAAATTTTTAAAAGCCGATACAGCTCGATTCCGTATTTTTTCTTTAAATGAACATGCTCAATCGGGTTCACCCGTCTGGAATTATTTTGGAATTCAAAGTATCGGAGGCTATAGTCCCGCCAAGATGCGGATTTATCAGGATATTATTGATTTTGCGTTATACAAAGGCAGTGACTCACAATTTCCGATTAATTTCAATGTTGCCAAAATGCTGAACGTCAAATACTTTATTGCAAATGGACAACTGCCCCAAGATAAAGGATTCAAATTAGTCCACATGGACCAACAAAGTAAGAATCTTGTCTATGAATATACCGGGTTTTTACCACGTGCTTTTTTTGTGAATAATGCCATTGTCACATCAAACAAACAGCAAATATTCGATTATCTGAATTCACCGGGATTTGATCCGGCTGTTTCGGCTATCGTTGAGAAGAAAATGGAAACTGAAATACAATCACCGGATTCGACGCGCATTAGCTTTACCGGCTTTCAAAGTGATTATATTTCAATGAATATTTATACGGACAAACCATCCATGATGGTGCTCAGTGAAATTTATTATCCTCACGGCTGGAAAGCGTTGATTGATGGACGTGATGTTGAAATTTATAAAACAGATTATATTTTACGATCGGTCGTTGTTCCGGCCGGCGAACACAAAGTTGAATTTAGATTTGAACCCAAAGAATTCAATCTTGGAATCTGGGTCAGTGCTCTGTCTTTTTATAGCGTTACGGGCTTGATGATAGTTTTGGCAATAGTTCAATTTGTACGATCACGTAACCAAGAAAAAGACCCTGTATGA
- a CDS encoding DUF4384 domain-containing protein, protein MKTWLLAFLFVCQWSVAQEKDWAKKNKSDKFPDAKYLQAVGAGSTIDEAKNQAFLNIAKIIEVKITGEQTYSSTEKISGKSGESSSTVVEESKAAVNLDLQGLRIEDTDYNKKNKTYYALAVLDRQVAGQALRAEITDKNARYKNFLEQGKVLFKNKSYYEAIEKMQICISELERMDRQLKKLRIIQPDETFEAGISKISEESEISGIIDAIGKDEANSNLDITVALLVYKLYRSFGDHAANTSVVFGNFNYQNTKMSSAFTAYLKEKIEVELAKIGQAKVIGSKKVSQYLQSHGIQFDGTAEGLASISGADATIIGSYWELDDKIEIRTQIVTRVTGENIGSANLTFPEKSIPKSISYRPENFSQIQSDLELLKDDKRNSNLKLVIWTDRGDGGVYKENEKLLIYLKSNQDCYVKVIYHDAGGNNIQIFPNTLSDKSFKMRADNVYTLGGSDTPFEFTVAEPFGTELIKAFASTEPFPELDKQSVQQIGNGMYLLKKDTKSLVENFKAVAMGKKDTGYAEASVSLTTVKSLK, encoded by the coding sequence ATGAAAACATGGCTTTTAGCTTTTCTTTTTGTTTGCCAATGGTCAGTAGCGCAGGAAAAAGATTGGGCGAAGAAAAATAAATCCGATAAGTTTCCTGATGCCAAATATCTTCAAGCAGTGGGAGCCGGATCAACAATCGATGAGGCCAAAAATCAGGCTTTTCTGAATATTGCCAAAATTATCGAAGTAAAAATTACCGGCGAACAAACGTATTCAAGTACAGAAAAAATTTCAGGTAAAAGCGGCGAATCAAGTTCGACCGTTGTTGAAGAATCTAAAGCTGCTGTGAATCTTGATTTGCAAGGCTTGCGAATCGAAGACACCGATTATAATAAAAAAAATAAAACGTACTATGCTTTAGCGGTTCTAGACCGGCAAGTAGCCGGCCAAGCTTTACGCGCCGAAATTACGGACAAAAATGCGCGTTACAAAAATTTTCTTGAACAAGGCAAAGTGCTTTTTAAGAACAAGAGTTATTACGAAGCGATCGAAAAAATGCAAATTTGCATTTCCGAATTAGAACGTATGGACCGTCAATTGAAGAAGCTTCGTATCATTCAGCCTGATGAAACGTTTGAAGCGGGAATAAGTAAAATCAGCGAGGAATCTGAAATTTCAGGCATCATTGATGCCATCGGAAAAGATGAAGCCAATAGCAATCTGGATATCACCGTTGCGTTGTTGGTATACAAATTATACCGTTCCTTCGGTGATCATGCGGCCAACACCAGCGTGGTATTTGGTAATTTCAATTATCAAAACACTAAAATGTCCAGTGCCTTCACGGCGTATCTGAAAGAAAAAATCGAAGTTGAGTTAGCCAAAATTGGTCAGGCTAAAGTCATTGGCAGTAAAAAAGTTTCGCAATACCTGCAATCTCACGGAATTCAATTTGACGGGACGGCGGAAGGATTGGCGTCTATTTCCGGCGCTGATGCTACCATCATTGGAAGTTATTGGGAACTCGATGACAAAATTGAAATACGGACACAGATCGTAACTCGGGTGACAGGCGAAAACATTGGCAGCGCTAATCTGACATTTCCTGAAAAATCTATTCCAAAATCGATCAGCTATCGTCCCGAGAATTTCTCTCAAATCCAAAGCGATTTGGAATTACTCAAAGATGACAAACGAAATTCTAATCTCAAACTGGTGATTTGGACAGATCGGGGAGACGGCGGCGTTTATAAAGAGAATGAAAAACTGTTGATTTATCTCAAATCCAACCAGGATTGCTATGTCAAAGTTATTTATCACGATGCCGGTGGAAATAATATCCAGATATTTCCCAATACTCTTTCGGACAAATCTTTTAAAATGCGTGCGGATAATGTATACACATTGGGAGGATCGGATACACCGTTTGAATTTACAGTCGCTGAACCGTTTGGAACTGAGTTGATCAAAGCTTTTGCAAGCACCGAACCATTTCCGGAGTTGGACAAACAATCCGTTCAGCAAATCGGAAATGGAATGTATCTTTTGAAAAAAGATACAAAATCGCTGGTTGAAAATTTTAAGGCCGTTGCGATGGGTAAAAAAGATACCGGTTATGCCGAAGCCAGTGTGTCGTTAACAACCGTAAAAAGCCTGAAATAG
- a CDS encoding GatB/YqeY domain-containing protein has translation MAESVLANQLNEELKKSMKSGDKERLDAIRMLKSSLQKLIIDKGADFKAEDEMSFLLAESKRRKEAIELYQKGGREDLAKKEIYELSIITDYLPKQLDDAELSKIVDESIKETGASSPKDMGKVMGIVMNKVKGQADGKKVQELVKKKLNG, from the coding sequence ATGGCTGAATCAGTTTTGGCTAATCAGCTTAACGAAGAACTCAAAAAATCGATGAAGAGTGGAGATAAGGAAAGATTAGATGCCATTAGAATGTTAAAATCCAGTTTGCAAAAATTGATTATCGATAAAGGGGCGGATTTTAAAGCGGAAGATGAGATGTCATTTTTATTGGCTGAATCAAAACGCAGGAAGGAAGCGATCGAATTATATCAGAAAGGCGGTCGTGAGGATCTGGCTAAAAAAGAAATTTATGAACTCAGTATTATAACTGACTATCTGCCAAAACAGCTCGACGACGCCGAACTGTCCAAAATAGTGGATGAATCGATCAAAGAGACCGGCGCTTCGTCACCCAAAGATATGGGTAAAGTCATGGGAATCGTCATGAATAAGGTCAAAGGGCAAGCCGACGGTAAAAAAGTTCAGGAATTAGTGAAAAAGAAATTAAACGGATGA
- the ruvX gene encoding Holliday junction resolvase RuvX has product MFMVKGRILAIDYGETRIGLALSDPMRVIAAGLTTLIVKNENDAIKQLTVIIREQDVVQIVLGLPYDTQGHLSAKAMKIKSFADVLKKETDILVDYCDERFSSVTAKKMLLESEPKKKRRGKEKIDTLAAVVILRHYMDSQRQSSV; this is encoded by the coding sequence TTGTTTATGGTCAAAGGCAGAATATTGGCAATCGATTACGGAGAAACCCGCATAGGGCTGGCATTAAGCGATCCGATGCGTGTCATTGCCGCAGGCTTAACTACTCTCATCGTAAAAAATGAAAATGATGCCATAAAACAATTAACGGTAATTATCCGAGAGCAAGACGTAGTTCAAATTGTATTGGGATTACCTTACGATACTCAAGGGCATCTGAGCGCAAAAGCAATGAAGATTAAATCATTTGCCGATGTGCTTAAAAAAGAAACGGACATTCTTGTAGATTATTGTGATGAACGATTTTCATCCGTTACGGCAAAAAAAATGCTGTTAGAATCAGAACCAAAAAAGAAACGTCGCGGCAAAGAAAAAATAGACACTTTAGCAGCCGTTGTAATCCTGCGGCATTATATGGATTCTCAACGACAATCATCCGTTTAA
- a CDS encoding integration host factor subunit beta: protein MKTMTKKDVSKRVADKMNEKVHNVEHLVDIVFESIREILSEADPDVRIEIRDFGVFEVKTTKAKPKARNPKTGEIIYVPPRRKTHFKPGKLLKEVLKQPLKPGENAGN from the coding sequence ATGAAAACAATGACTAAGAAAGATGTTTCCAAGCGTGTTGCTGATAAGATGAACGAGAAAGTTCATAATGTTGAGCATTTGGTAGACATTGTTTTCGAATCAATACGAGAAATTCTCTCCGAGGCCGATCCGGATGTCCGTATCGAAATCCGTGATTTTGGTGTGTTTGAGGTTAAGACGACCAAAGCTAAGCCTAAAGCGCGTAACCCCAAAACCGGTGAGATCATTTATGTTCCTCCGAGACGAAAAACACATTTTAAACCGGGCAAATTACTCAAAGAAGTACTCAAACAACCGCTGAAACCTGGAGAAAACGCAGGTAATTAA
- the ispF gene encoding 2-C-methyl-D-erythritol 2,4-cyclodiphosphate synthase produces MYRIGQGYDVHRLVEGRKMILGGVEIPFEKGLLGHSDADVLLHAICDAMLGALALGDIGKHFPDTNESFKGISSMILLEKTNELIVSKKYAVINIDSTIVLQKPKIAPYIKNMTENISRVLKIETDAVSIKATTSEGMGFTGTGEGITAYAIVLLQKG; encoded by the coding sequence ATGTACCGTATTGGTCAAGGTTATGATGTGCATCGGTTGGTTGAGGGAAGAAAGATGATTCTTGGCGGTGTAGAAATTCCTTTTGAAAAAGGATTATTAGGACATTCGGATGCAGATGTGTTGCTTCACGCTATTTGTGATGCAATGCTTGGCGCATTAGCGCTCGGTGACATTGGCAAACATTTTCCCGATACGAATGAGAGCTTTAAAGGCATTTCAAGCATGATTCTGCTGGAAAAAACTAACGAACTCATTGTCTCTAAAAAGTACGCCGTAATCAATATCGATTCAACCATTGTTTTGCAAAAACCAAAAATTGCTCCGTACATTAAGAATATGACTGAAAATATTTCAAGAGTTTTAAAGATTGAAACCGATGCCGTTTCTATCAAAGCAACAACATCTGAAGGGATGGGGTTTACGGGTACCGGAGAGGGAATAACAGCGTATGCGATTGTTTTATTGCAGAAGGGCTAA